One window of Nocardia sp. NBC_00508 genomic DNA carries:
- a CDS encoding primosomal protein, whose translation MASGDIVPIELGLTDGDLVTLWAPRWRDGDDEWEAFLGHEDALYGFESVAELAAFIRTNSDNDLVDHPAWKVVAGLSAVELEPEENFSFDLVAVPELAAGDPDVDTVAELEDTLGMVRNIGEVCELEAVTKFFGSHPVLGALPGGVSAFVGRDGEELWDQIGAAIAKGWDDVLDAIDSVVQTPEVDAEAVAVAEAELLAAEENVVDADDAADSDEDEEFESVDLDDEEEEDEDEDESFWNEVGIDPIKIVMSEGSFFTLRCYLDDEPIFLGARGSITVFSSERALARYLADDHEHDLARVSTFADVQTAAVDGSLEVEVTDENVYVLPGLSEDLAEGPEAVDIEQLDLAVELFTDAADYADDDTVEQALAQSTPLGWYVSYLLNPDPTRLAPNPPFTAEAQAWRELERNLESRLDKQ comes from the coding sequence ATGGCTTCTGGAGACATCGTCCCGATCGAGCTCGGCCTGACCGACGGCGATCTCGTCACCCTGTGGGCACCGCGCTGGCGAGACGGTGACGACGAGTGGGAGGCGTTCCTCGGACATGAGGACGCCCTCTACGGTTTCGAGTCCGTTGCAGAGCTGGCCGCGTTCATCCGCACCAACTCCGACAACGACCTCGTCGACCATCCGGCGTGGAAGGTCGTCGCGGGCCTGTCGGCCGTCGAACTGGAGCCGGAGGAGAACTTCTCCTTCGATCTGGTCGCGGTGCCGGAACTGGCCGCGGGCGATCCCGACGTGGACACCGTCGCCGAGTTGGAGGACACCCTCGGCATGGTGCGCAACATCGGCGAGGTCTGCGAACTGGAGGCGGTGACCAAGTTCTTCGGTTCGCATCCGGTGCTCGGCGCGCTGCCCGGCGGGGTGAGCGCCTTCGTCGGGCGCGACGGTGAGGAGCTGTGGGACCAGATCGGCGCGGCCATCGCCAAGGGCTGGGACGACGTCCTGGACGCCATCGACTCCGTCGTGCAGACCCCCGAGGTCGATGCCGAGGCGGTCGCGGTCGCCGAGGCCGAACTCCTGGCCGCCGAGGAGAACGTCGTCGACGCCGACGACGCGGCCGACAGTGATGAGGACGAGGAGTTCGAGTCCGTCGACCTCGACGACGAGGAGGAGGAAGACGAGGACGAGGACGAGTCGTTCTGGAACGAGGTCGGCATCGACCCGATCAAGATCGTCATGTCCGAGGGCAGCTTCTTCACGCTGCGCTGCTACCTGGACGACGAACCGATCTTCCTCGGCGCCAGGGGCTCGATCACGGTGTTCTCCTCCGAGCGCGCGCTGGCCCGTTACCTCGCCGACGATCACGAGCACGACCTGGCCCGGGTGAGCACCTTCGCCGACGTGCAGACCGCGGCGGTGGACGGCTCGCTGGAGGTCGAGGTGACCGACGAGAACGTGTACGTGCTCCCCGGCCTCTCCGAGGACTTGGCGGAGGGACCGGAGGCGGTCGACATCGAACAGCTCGACTTGGCGGTCGAACTGTTCACCGACGCCGCCGACTACGCCGACGACGACACCGTCGAACAGGCGCTGGCGCAGTCCACCCCGCTGGGCTGGTACGTCTCCTACCTGCTGAATCCCGACCCGACCCGGTTGGCGCCCAACCCGCCGTTCACCGCCGAGGCCCAGGCATGGCGCGAGCTGGAACGCAACCTGGAGTCCAGGCTCGACAAGCAGTAA